One genomic window of Salvia miltiorrhiza cultivar Shanhuang (shh) chromosome 4, IMPLAD_Smil_shh, whole genome shotgun sequence includes the following:
- the LOC131021102 gene encoding transmembrane emp24 domain-containing protein p24delta3-like codes for MVAGANVGVVLLLLFLCLLRRSDAIWLSLPTSGTKCVSEEIQSNVVVLADYVVISDDHVHSTPTISAKVTSPYGNSLHHQENVTHGQFAFTTTEGGNYLACFWGGGHNAGGGDISINIDWKTGIAAKDWDSVARKEKIEGVELELRKLEGAVEAIHENLLYLKNREAEMRTVSEKTNARVAWYSLMSLGVCILVSLAQIWHLKRYFQKKKLI; via the exons ATGGTGGCGGGTGCCAACGTCGGCGTGGTGTTGCTGTTGCTTTTTCTGTGTCTTCTGCGGAGGAGCGACGCCATATGGTTGAGTTTGCCGACCTCTGGCACAAAGTGCGTCTCCGAAGAAATCCAGAGCAACGTCGTCGTTTTGGCCGATTACGTTGTCATTTCCGATGACCACGTCCACTCCACCCCCACCATTTCCGCTAAG GTGACTTCGCCTTATGGGAATTCCCTCCACCACCAGGAAAATGTCACACACGGCCAATTTGCATTTACAACTACCGAGGGTGGGAATTATCTGGCTTGCTTTTGGGGGGGAGGCCATAATGCAGGAGGTGGCGATATAAGTATCAACATTGATTGGAAGACAGGTATTGCAGCAAAGGATTGGGATTCAgttgcaagaaaagaaaaaattgag GGTGTTGAGCTTGAGCTAAGAAAGCTTGAAGGAGCAGTTGAGGCCATCCATGAAAATCTTTTGTATCTCAAAAACAG AGAAGCGGAGATGCGAACTGTAAGCGAAAAAACGAATGCTCGTGTGGCTTGGTACAGTTTGATGTCACTGGGAGTGTGCATTCTGGTTTCACTTGCCCAAATATGGCACTTAAAACGATATTTCCAAAAGAAAAAGCTGATTTAG
- the LOC131023125 gene encoding uncharacterized protein LOC131023125, translating to MGRKDLSTGDRNSIVQFVLEDSQGGKPKRGRIQAAAVKFGVFRRTVTRLWTAAKKQQNQGQHMHSISGKINKLRRKRVEIDLQLISTLELSKRSTIQRLASGINCSKSTVGRWISKGLIRAHTSAIKPDLTAPNKLLRLKFSLEAIEYDRILKVLQFKSMHNTVHIDEKWFYITKANHRFYLTPGEAEPHRTCKSKKFITKVMFMCAMCRPLIAEDGTVLFDGKIGIFPFTEYVPAKRNSKNREAGTHQHM from the coding sequence atggGGCGAAAAGATCTATCAACAGGCGATAGAAACTCGATCGTGCAGTTTGTTCTTGAAGACAGCCAAGGTGGAAAGCCAAAACGGGGCAGAATTCAGGCTGCTGCTGTCAAGTTCGGCGTTTTCCGTCGGACGGTGACGCGACTATGGACTGCTGCAAAAAAACAACAGAATCAAGGTCAGCATATGCATTCAATCAGTGGCAAAATCAACAAACTACGACGCAAGAGAGTTGAAATAGATCTTCAATTAATTTCAACATTGGAGCTAAGCAAAAGATCAACCATTCAGAGGCTAGCAAGTGGAATAAATTGCAGCAAGAGCACAGTTGGGCGATGGATTAGCAAGGGTTTGATCAGGGCTCATACTAGTGCGATAAAACCCGACTTAACAGCCCCTAACAAGTTGCTACGTCTAAAGTTTTCTCTTGAAGCAATCGAGTATGATAGAATACTCAAGGTGCTTCAATTCAAGAGTATGCACAACACGGTGCATattgatgagaaatggttttACATAACCAAAGCAAATCACCGATTTTATTTGACACCCGGAGAGGCCGAACCACACAGGACTTGCAAGTCAAAGAAGTTCATAACGAAAGTGATGTTCATGTGCGCTATGTGTAGGCCCTTGATTGCAGAAGATGGGACTGTGCTTTTTGATGGGAAAATAGGCATTTTCCCATTTACAGAATATGTACCAGCCAAGAGAAATAGCAAAAACAGGGAGGCAGGCACACACCAGCATATGTAA